From a single Arachis hypogaea cultivar Tifrunner chromosome 3, arahy.Tifrunner.gnm2.J5K5, whole genome shotgun sequence genomic region:
- the LOC112790866 gene encoding uncharacterized protein codes for MSEEKEYDKDGKKMKMAVMELAENDHRIRCALFGEYVDKLNRFLSSGYAEQPVVVLQLAKIKVFRGRVGLQNVMFASKLGFNLDIPEVAAFRKSSIPHGVSASQPIAFVGSGKNIGIEEDFMKLTPRCTVKSLDDNNRAGTFVVLAKIAEIVEDGPWWYSACVCGRGVQAESGIYFCQFCNIHVTNVTPRFRVKVLVEDFTGVSIFVLFDREASYLLNKTCAQLFEQYLKDVDVVFGTQSPPIFQEIIGKTMLFKVLSRPVGMEKFKGTYPVRRVCDDAAILGMFELSGSDLSPEKCPLLKRKSTDAVVDKLNEVDSFENSFDEVDESEEEYVAGINRGSVDAEKDVKPSLKRLRRSLRLQFDEADESRGSGNDGSSGHGVGSDLLAIYFVLIDFLGAFCL; via the exons ATGTCGGAAGAGAAAGAATATGATAAAGAtggaaagaagatgaagatggcTGTGATGGAGCTTGCTGAAAATGA TCATAGGATTCGGTGTGCCTTATTTGGTGAATATGTTGACAAACTTAATCGATTTCTGTCTTCTGGGTATGCTGAACAGCCAGTTGTGGTTTTACAACTTGCCAAAATTAAGGTTTTTAGAG gtAGAGTTGGACTTCAGAATGTTATGTTTGCATCAAAGCTTGGATTTAATCTTGACATCCCAGAGGTGGCAGCTTTTAGGAAAAG TTCTATTCCACATGGAGTTAGTGCATCCCAACCCATTGCCTTTGTTGGATCTGGAAAAAATATCGGAATAGAAGAAGATTTTATGAAGCTCACACCTAGGTGTACTGTGAAGTCGCTTGATGATAACAACCGG GCTGGAACCTTTGTTGTACTAGCGAAGATAGCTGAAATAGTTGAGGATGGTCCTTGGTGGtactctgcttgtgtgtgtgGCAGAGGTGTTCAGGCAGAATCTGGGATTTACTTTTGTCAGTTTTGCAACATCCATGTTACAAATGTGACTCCTag GTTTAGAGTGAAGGTGTTGGTTGAGGATTTCACTGGTGTTTCTATTTTTGTCCTCTTTGATCGTGAGGCAAGCTACCTACTGAATAAGACTTGTGCCCAGCTGTTTGAACAATATCTTAAGGATGTTGAT GTTGTGTTTGGCACACAGTCTCCTCCTATATTTCAAGAAATTATTGGAAAAACTATGCTGTTCAAGGTTCTTAGTAGGCCTGTTGGGATGGAGAAATTCAAAGGGACTTATCCAGTGAGGCGTGTTTGTGATGATGCTGCAATACTTGGAATGTTTGAGCTCTCTGGTTCAGATTTGAGTCCCGAAAAG TGTCCTCTCCTCAAGAGAAAGTCTACTGATGCTGTGGTGGATAAGTTAAATGAAGTGGATAGTTTTGAAAATTCATTTGATGAAGTTGATGAAAGTGAAGAA GAGTATGTGGCTGGCATTAATAGAGGCTCTGTTGATGCTGAGAAAGATGTGAAGCCTTCGTTGAAGAGGTTAAGAAGATCCTTGAGGCTGCAATTTGATGAAGCTGATGAGTCTCGTGGCTCGGGGAATGATGGCTCCTCTGGACATGGG GTTGGAAGTGATCTTTTggccatttattttgttttgataGATTTCTTAGGTGCATTTTGCCTATAA
- the LOC112790867 gene encoding replication protein A 70 kDa DNA-binding subunit B, which produces MIYKFKQLLSEGQVYVMKLFSVVPNQGSYRATRHQFKLIFQFRTTVRDAICDFIPKSALTISPFIELLETKEDSDFLVDMVGLLVSVSEEKEYDKDGKKMKMAVMELAENDHRIRCALFGEYVDELNRFLSSGYAEQPIVVLHLAKVKFFRGRVGLQNVMFASKLGFNLDIPEVAAFRKSSIPHGVSASQPIGIVGSGKNIGIEEDFMKLIPRCTVKSLDDNNRAGIFVVLAKIAEIVEDGPWWYSACVCGRGVQAESGIYFCQFCNIHVTNVTPRFRVKVLVEDSTGVSIFVLFDREASYLLNKTCAQLFE; this is translated from the exons ATGATTTACAAGTTCAAACAACTTCTCTCCGAGGGTCAAGTATATGTAATGAAGCTCTTCTCTGTTGTGCCAAACCAAGGATCTTATAGGGCCACTAGGCATCAATTTAAGTTGATTTTCCAGTTCAGGACCACTGTTAGGGATGCTATCTGCGATTTTATTCCAAAATCCGCTCTTACAATCTCTCCATTCATTGAACTTTTGGAAACCAAAGAGGATTCTGATTTCTTAGTTG ATATGGTGGGTCTGTTGGTCTCTGTGTCGGAAGAGAAAGAATATGATAAAGAtggaaagaagatgaagatggcTGTGATGGAACTTGCTGAAAATGA TCACAGGATTCGGTGTGCCTTATTTGGTGAATATGTTGACGAACTTAATCGATTTCTGTCTTCTGGGTATGCTGAACAGCCAATTGTGGTTTTACATCTTGCCAAAGTTAAGTTTTTTAGAG gtaGAGTTGGACTTCAGAATGTTATGTTTGCATCGAAGCTTGGATTTAATCTTGACATCCCAGAGGTGGCAGCTTTTCGGAAAAG TTCTATTCCTCATGGAGTTAGTGCATCCCAACCCATTGGCATTGTTGGATCTGGAAAAAATATTGGAATAGAAGAAGATTTTATGAAGCTCATACCTAGGTGTACTGTGAAGTCGCTTGATGATAACAATCGG GCTGGAATCTTTGTTGTACTAGCGAAGATAGCTGAAATAGTTGAAGATGGTCCTTGGTGGtactctgcttgtgtgtgtgGCAGAGGTGTTCAGGCAGAATCTGGGatatatttttgtcaattttgCAACATCCATGTTACAAATGTGACTCCTag GTTTAGAGTAAAGGTGTTAGTTGAGGATTCCACTGGTGTTTCTATTTTTGTCCTCTTTGATCGTGAGGCAAGTTACCTACTGAATAAGACTTGTGCCCAGCTGTTTGAATAA